The genomic interval GAGCGGAAATTGCGGCGGCTGGAACAGCGGGCGCGCCGCATATTTCGATTCCTCAGCGCCCTTGTCAGCCCCCTTGTCAGTCCCCTTGGCAGCCTCGGCGGGACGCACCGCGAATTGCGCGTCGGCACCGGTGACGCCGTAATCGTCCTCGATCTTGTAGGACAGTTGCAGCGCACCGCGCGCCTGGCGCTCGGGATCCTTGGCGAGCGCGATCGTCGGCGGACGATCGGGCAGCGCGCTGAATCGCCACTGCGGCTGGCCGGAGGGCGCACGGACATGCGCGGTGCCGTCGCCTTGAATCGCAAAATGCTTCTCGTTGGTGCCCTTGGGCGCCTGCTCGCTAAGTGCGACTTCCTTGATGCTGCCGGAGGTCGCGACATCGAGATTGCCGCCGGAGGAGCGGATAATCAGCGTCGAGCCGGCGGGAACCGCGAGCGGGCCGCTGGCGGGCAGTGTGGCGGCGTCCTTGTTGGCGGCCGACAGGATGATCGGCGGCTTTGCGGTGTAGAGCGGCGGGGTCACCCAGGCATCGACGCGGATGTTGGTGGGCGCCAGCACGCCGTTCCAGTCGAAGGCGGCACCGGTGCGCATCGCGCGCTCGTCGCCGGCGGCGAAAAAGGTCGCGACCAGCATCACCATGACCAGCGCGCGCAGCGCCCAGGGATCGGTGAGCGCGAGCCGCGGGTGCGGCAGGCCGGCGCGGATGCGCTTCAGCGAGGCCAGCGTGCGCTCGCGCTGCGCCTGCCACAGCGCCTGCGCGACCGGATCCTGCGAGGTCAGCGTATCCGTCAGCGTCGTGGCCGGGCGGTGGCTGATACCGGAACCGCGGTCCAGTCGGCTCAGGCCCTGGTCACGGCTCGGCCAGCGGAATCGAATCAGGGGGAAGAGGGAGGCGGCGGCCAGCACCGCGAACAGGACAAGCCCGATGGCGCGGGCGACGAACGGCAGCGCCAGCCAGAGGCCCGCCCAGGAAACCACCAGAAACAGCCCGACAACGGTCAAGAACCGCGCCAGATGGGGCCAGGCGCGCTCCCAGGCGATCGCATATGTCGCCCGCTTGAGGGCCTGCGTCAGCTTCAGCCGCGACAGTGCGTCGCTGCTGCGGATCGGGTCTGACGGCTCAGGGGTCACGCCGTTCAATCAGCTCTCCAGGTTGCCCGGAAGAACAACGTATCACAACGGCAGCACTGAGGCATCCGTTCCTGTACGGGACCCGGCACCCCTTCGGTGCATAACACGAGGACGTGACTGGCCGTCCTCAACCCCGTAGTTTCCGCGCACAATCCCGAAATACGAGCAAAAGGAAACGTCATGGACAAGAAGATGCACGACAAGGGGCTGGAGGTCCGCAAAGCGGTCCTCGGCGAGGCCTATGTCAACAACGCCCTGAAGAATGTCGACGACTTCAACCGTCCGTTCCAGGAGATGCTCAACGAATATTGCTGGGGCACGGTGTGGGGCCGCAAGGAGCTGCCTCGCAAGACCCGCAGCATGCTCAACATCGCGATGATCGCGATCCTCAACCGCCAGCACGAATTCCGCGCGCACCTCAAGGGCGCACTGACCAACGGCGTCACGCGCGACGAGATCCGCGAGATCCTGATGCAGGTCGCGATCTACGGCGGCATGCCCGCTGCAGTCGACAGTTTCCGCATCGCGCGGGAGGTGTTTGCGGAGATCGACGGCAAGGCGTGAGGATCGATGAGAGTGAGGGACGCAGCATCCCTCCCCACCGTCGTCCTGGCAAAAGCCAGGACCCATAACCACCGGCGGATGTGGTTACGGGGACTCGGAGTTACCACGTCGCGCGACAACTGCTCCCTGGGGTAATGGGTCCTGGCTTTCGCCAGGACGACAGCGGAGCGTAGGGCGCTCCGATCAAGAACAACGAAAAAAGGAAACACCATGGACATCGGATTCATCGGCCTCGGAAACATGGGTTTCCCGATGGCGCGGCGGCTGATCGAGGCGGGGCATAAGCTCGTCGTGTTCGACACGCGCAAGGACGTCGTCGACAGGCTGGTGGCGCGCGGCGCGAAGGCTGCGATGTCGCCGAAGGATGTCGCCGACCAGGCCGAAACCGTGATGGCAAGCCTGCCGTCGCTGCAGGCCTCGCTCGCGGTCGCGACCGGTGAAGGCGGCGTGATCGAGGG from Bradyrhizobium arachidis carries:
- a CDS encoding carboxymuconolactone decarboxylase family protein — encoded protein: MDKKMHDKGLEVRKAVLGEAYVNNALKNVDDFNRPFQEMLNEYCWGTVWGRKELPRKTRSMLNIAMIAILNRQHEFRAHLKGALTNGVTRDEIREILMQVAIYGGMPAAVDSFRIAREVFAEIDGKA